A single window of Drosophila suzukii chromosome 3, CBGP_Dsuzu_IsoJpt1.0, whole genome shotgun sequence DNA harbors:
- the FoxP gene encoding forkhead box protein P4 isoform X3, producing MIINFSFKNMHRIHDDEYPEDVKDSDFKGSVQKEISVKSRHQISIPDICTEAVKNNCFPPTGFLNNSIAFASHVVKCSSPASSIDESSSAAQHESNPHMHMQGQHLMAPVPDLGFYNVPEFISEQEKLMFSDAERFLRSKDNEVCSNDFSYMHDEFAMRKYYHPLFAHGICRWPGCEMDLEDITSFVKHLNTEHGLDDRSTAQARVQMQVVSQLESHLQKERDRLQAMMHHLYLSKQLLSPTKIDRKDVPGRDGKFCRSPLTINSIGRPIRQTSSPSSLNLPMVNSTNLCSIKKRSHDKNSFSINGGLPYMLERAGLDVQQEIHRNREFYKNADVRPPFTYASLIRQSIIDSPDKQLTLNEIYNWFQNTFCYFRRNAATWKNAIRTNLSLHKCFVRYEDDFGSFWMVDDNEFVKRRHLSRGRPRKYDPSSSPNSCQSGNGVSTDKNPCDNCPQHCSSMPPGAENPLDPNNPNDIGRIGCLPFCGSDGLNKVSKEYSNMDSGMVESNSHLAMDEYSTNMYESSASEHNR from the exons ATGATTATAAATTTCAGTTTCAAAAACATGCATCGGATACATGATGACGAATATCCTGAAGATGTTAAGGATTCTGACTTTAAGGGATCGGTTCAGAAGGAGATATCCGTGAAATCTCGTCACCAAATTTCCATACCAGATATTTGCACAGAAGCCGTCAAGAATAACTGTTTTCCGCCGACGGGTTTTTTGAATAACTCAATTGCCTTTGCCTCTCATGTAGTCAAGTGCAGTTCCCCGGCCTCGAGCATAGATGAATCCTCATCGGCGGCCCAGCACGAATCCAACCCCCACATGCACATGCAGGGCCAGCATTTGATGGCTCCTGTTCCCGATCTTGGGTTCTACAATGTTCCCGAGTTCATTTCGGAGCAGGAAAAGCTCATGTTTTCCGATGCCGAAAGGTTTTTAAGGTCAAAAGATAACGAAGTTTGCAGCAATGATTTTAGCTATATGCACGACGAATTCGCCATGCGCAAGTATTATCATCCTCTATTTGCCCATGGTATATGCCGCTGGCCCGGTTGCGAAATGGACTTGGAAGATATCACATCATTTGTCAA GCATCTGAATACTGAACACGGATTGGATGATCGATCAACCGCTCAAGCACGAGTCCAAATGCAAGTAGTCTCTCAGCTGGAATCCCACCTTCAAAAAGAAAGAGATCGCTTGCAGGCCATGATGCACCACTTGTATTTATCTAAGCAACTTTTATCTCCCACCAAAATTGACAGGAAG GACGTACCCGGAAGAGACGGGAAGTTTTGCCGAAGTCCGCTCACAATAAACAGCATAGGTCGACCCATCCGCCAAACTAGTTCACCTAGCTCTCTTAATCTCCCAATGGTCAACTCCACCAACTTATGCTCGATCAAAAAAAGAAGCCATGACAAAAACTCGTTTTCCATAAATGGTG GACTACCGTACATGCTTGAAAGAGCTGGGCTTGACGTACAGCAGg AAATTCATCGAAATAGagaattttacaaaaatgcaGATGTGCGACCGCCTTTCACTTATGCTTCACTCATAAGACAG TCCATTATTGACTCCCCCGATAAGCAGCTAACCCTAAACGAAATTTACAATTGGTTCCAAAACACCTTTTGCTACTTTCGGCGCAATGCAGCTACGTGGAAG AATGCGATACGTACGAATCTATCATTGCACAAGTGCTTTGTACGTTATGAAGATGACTTTGGCTCGTTTTGGATGGTCGACGATAATGAGTTTGTTAAAAGGCGGCACTTGTCAAGAGGGCGGCCACGGAAATATGATCCGTCCTCCTCCCCAAATTCGTGCCAATCTGGCAACGGTGTGTCTACTGACAAAAATCCCTGCGACAATTGTCCCCAACATTGCTCGAGTATGCCCCCGGGGGCTGAAAATCCCCTAGATCCAAACAATCCAAATGATATCGGGCGAATTGGTTGTCTTCCGTTTTGCGGAAGTGATGGTTTAAATAAGGTGTCTAAGGAGTATAGCAATATGGATTCGGGTATGGTCGAAAGTAACAGCCATTTAGCAATGGATGAATACTCTACTAATATGTATGAAAGTAGTGCCAGTGAGCATAATCGATAA
- the FoxP gene encoding forkhead box protein P1 isoform X2, with translation MIINFSFKNMHRIHDDEYPEDVKDSDFKGSVQKEISVKSRHQISIPDICTEAVKNNCFPPTGFLNNSIAFASHVVKCSSPASSIDESSSAAQHESNPHMHMQGQHLMAPVPDLGFYNVPEFISEQEKLMFSDAERFLRSKDNEVCSNDFSYMHDEFAMRKYYHPLFAHGICRWPGCEMDLEDITSFVKHLNTEHGLDDRSTAQARVQMQVVSQLESHLQKERDRLQAMMHHLYLSKQLLSPTKIDRKDVPGRDGKFCRSPLTINSIGRPIRQTSSPSSLNLPMVNSTNLCSIKKRSHDKNSFSINGGLPYMLERAGLDVQQEIHRNREFYKNADVRPPFTYASLIRQSIIDSPDKQLTLNEIYNWFQNTFCYFRRNAATWKNAVRHNLSLHKCFMRVENVKGAVWTVDEIEFYKRRPQRTAGIGNNLTGATNSPDTNYFVAMNIGYVGLK, from the exons ATGATTATAAATTTCAGTTTCAAAAACATGCATCGGATACATGATGACGAATATCCTGAAGATGTTAAGGATTCTGACTTTAAGGGATCGGTTCAGAAGGAGATATCCGTGAAATCTCGTCACCAAATTTCCATACCAGATATTTGCACAGAAGCCGTCAAGAATAACTGTTTTCCGCCGACGGGTTTTTTGAATAACTCAATTGCCTTTGCCTCTCATGTAGTCAAGTGCAGTTCCCCGGCCTCGAGCATAGATGAATCCTCATCGGCGGCCCAGCACGAATCCAACCCCCACATGCACATGCAGGGCCAGCATTTGATGGCTCCTGTTCCCGATCTTGGGTTCTACAATGTTCCCGAGTTCATTTCGGAGCAGGAAAAGCTCATGTTTTCCGATGCCGAAAGGTTTTTAAGGTCAAAAGATAACGAAGTTTGCAGCAATGATTTTAGCTATATGCACGACGAATTCGCCATGCGCAAGTATTATCATCCTCTATTTGCCCATGGTATATGCCGCTGGCCCGGTTGCGAAATGGACTTGGAAGATATCACATCATTTGTCAA GCATCTGAATACTGAACACGGATTGGATGATCGATCAACCGCTCAAGCACGAGTCCAAATGCAAGTAGTCTCTCAGCTGGAATCCCACCTTCAAAAAGAAAGAGATCGCTTGCAGGCCATGATGCACCACTTGTATTTATCTAAGCAACTTTTATCTCCCACCAAAATTGACAGGAAG GACGTACCCGGAAGAGACGGGAAGTTTTGCCGAAGTCCGCTCACAATAAACAGCATAGGTCGACCCATCCGCCAAACTAGTTCACCTAGCTCTCTTAATCTCCCAATGGTCAACTCCACCAACTTATGCTCGATCAAAAAAAGAAGCCATGACAAAAACTCGTTTTCCATAAATGGTG GACTACCGTACATGCTTGAAAGAGCTGGGCTTGACGTACAGCAGg AAATTCATCGAAATAGagaattttacaaaaatgcaGATGTGCGACCGCCTTTCACTTATGCTTCACTCATAAGACAG TCCATTATTGACTCCCCCGATAAGCAGCTAACCCTAAACGAAATTTACAATTGGTTCCAAAACACCTTTTGCTACTTTCGGCGCAATGCAGCTACGTGGAAG AACGCAGTTCGGCATAATCTGTCCCTTCATAAGTGCTTTATGCGGGTTGAGAATGTGAAAGGAGCAGTTTGGACTGTTGATGAGATTGAGTTTTACAAAAGACGACCTCAGCGCACTGCTGGCATTGGTAACAACTTAACAGGTGCTACCAATTCGCCGGACACAAATTATTTTGTAGCCATGAACATTGGGTATGTGGGTCTCAAATAG
- the FoxP gene encoding forkhead box protein P1 isoform X1, whose protein sequence is MIINFSFKNMHRIHDDEYPEDVKDSDFKGSVQKEISVKSRHQISIPDICTEAVKNNCFPPTGFLNNSIAFASHVVKCSSPASSIDESSSAAQHESNPHMHMQGQHLMAPVPDLGFYNVPEFISEQEKLMFSDAERFLRSKDNEVCSNDFSYMHDEFAMRKYYHPLFAHGICRWPGCEMDLEDITSFVKHLNTEHGLDDRSTAQARVQMQVVSQLESHLQKERDRLQAMMHHLYLSKQLLSPTKIDRKDVPGRDGKFCRSPLTINSIGRPIRQTSSPSSLNLPMVNSTNLCSIKKRSHDKNSFSINGGLPYMLERAGLDVQQEFKFAEIHRNREFYKNADVRPPFTYASLIRQSIIDSPDKQLTLNEIYNWFQNTFCYFRRNAATWKNAVRHNLSLHKCFMRVENVKGAVWTVDEIEFYKRRPQRTAGIGNNLTGATNSPDTNYFVAMNIGYVGLK, encoded by the exons ATGATTATAAATTTCAGTTTCAAAAACATGCATCGGATACATGATGACGAATATCCTGAAGATGTTAAGGATTCTGACTTTAAGGGATCGGTTCAGAAGGAGATATCCGTGAAATCTCGTCACCAAATTTCCATACCAGATATTTGCACAGAAGCCGTCAAGAATAACTGTTTTCCGCCGACGGGTTTTTTGAATAACTCAATTGCCTTTGCCTCTCATGTAGTCAAGTGCAGTTCCCCGGCCTCGAGCATAGATGAATCCTCATCGGCGGCCCAGCACGAATCCAACCCCCACATGCACATGCAGGGCCAGCATTTGATGGCTCCTGTTCCCGATCTTGGGTTCTACAATGTTCCCGAGTTCATTTCGGAGCAGGAAAAGCTCATGTTTTCCGATGCCGAAAGGTTTTTAAGGTCAAAAGATAACGAAGTTTGCAGCAATGATTTTAGCTATATGCACGACGAATTCGCCATGCGCAAGTATTATCATCCTCTATTTGCCCATGGTATATGCCGCTGGCCCGGTTGCGAAATGGACTTGGAAGATATCACATCATTTGTCAA GCATCTGAATACTGAACACGGATTGGATGATCGATCAACCGCTCAAGCACGAGTCCAAATGCAAGTAGTCTCTCAGCTGGAATCCCACCTTCAAAAAGAAAGAGATCGCTTGCAGGCCATGATGCACCACTTGTATTTATCTAAGCAACTTTTATCTCCCACCAAAATTGACAGGAAG GACGTACCCGGAAGAGACGGGAAGTTTTGCCGAAGTCCGCTCACAATAAACAGCATAGGTCGACCCATCCGCCAAACTAGTTCACCTAGCTCTCTTAATCTCCCAATGGTCAACTCCACCAACTTATGCTCGATCAAAAAAAGAAGCCATGACAAAAACTCGTTTTCCATAAATGGTG GACTACCGTACATGCTTGAAAGAGCTGGGCTTGACGTACAGCAGg AATTTAAATTTGCAGAAATTCATCGAAATAGagaattttacaaaaatgcaGATGTGCGACCGCCTTTCACTTATGCTTCACTCATAAGACAG TCCATTATTGACTCCCCCGATAAGCAGCTAACCCTAAACGAAATTTACAATTGGTTCCAAAACACCTTTTGCTACTTTCGGCGCAATGCAGCTACGTGGAAG AACGCAGTTCGGCATAATCTGTCCCTTCATAAGTGCTTTATGCGGGTTGAGAATGTGAAAGGAGCAGTTTGGACTGTTGATGAGATTGAGTTTTACAAAAGACGACCTCAGCGCACTGCTGGCATTGGTAACAACTTAACAGGTGCTACCAATTCGCCGGACACAAATTATTTTGTAGCCATGAACATTGGGTATGTGGGTCTCAAATAG